A window from Triticum aestivum cultivar Chinese Spring chromosome 6D, IWGSC CS RefSeq v2.1, whole genome shotgun sequence encodes these proteins:
- the LOC123145735 gene encoding serine/arginine repetitive matrix protein 1 isoform X1 yields MQSSLSCLLHPRTVRSNMPRAPRAQRPSPTDERLPLPPRSRSRRARSRAPRPRRTSSSPRRQRAASPEHAAREPGARHGRLKELLRCCFAPDPVGKGRIHLPHVRPMPLCLDGVAKKPTLVHHVLSIALSRQVPLHPAASSAWIQPSRCSRSPPRPRASSRPSLPQLARQTDLPLHRVEPRPAWTVSLHVATTPGELYPCAEENVMPTVAKCPELTYAW; encoded by the exons ATGCAATCCAGCCTTAGTTGCCTTCTCCATCCTCGGACAGTGAGATCCAACATGCCCCGAGCTCCACGCGCCCAGCGCCCGAGCCCCACAGACGAGCGTCTCCCGCtccctcctcgatccagatcgagaaGAGCTCGATCCCGAGCTCCGCGACCTCGCCGTACCTCCTCCTCGCCTCGTCGCCAACGAGCCGCCTCGCCAGAGCACGCCGCCAG GGAACCAGGAGCCCGCCATGGCCGCCTGAAGGAGCTTCTTCGGTGTTGTTTTGCACCCGATCCGGTCGGAAAAGGACGGATCCATCTTCCCCATGTTCGTCCCATGCCTCTTTGCCTCGACGGAGTCGCCAAGAAGCCGACCCTCGTCCACCACGTCCTTTCCATCGCGTTGTCGCGCCAAGTTCCCCTGCATCCCGCTGCCTCCTCTGCTTGGATCCAACCGAGCCGTTGCTCGCGTTCGCCGCCTAGGCCCCGTGCCTCCTCAAGGCCCAGCCTACCCCAGCTCGCTCGCCAGACCGACCTGCCTCTCCACCGCGTTGAGCCTCGGCCCGCATG GACAGTTTCACTTCATGTAGCTACTACACCAGGAGAATTGTATCCTTGCGCTGAGGAAAATGTTATGCCGACCGTGGCCAAGTGCCCTGAACTCACCTATGCCTG GTAA
- the LOC123145735 gene encoding uncharacterized protein isoform X2 has translation MFVPCLFASTESPRSRPSSTTSFPSRCRAKFPCIPLPPLLGSNRAVARVRRLGPVPPQGPAYPSSLARPTCLSTALSLGPHVSLHVATTPGELYPCAEENVMPTVAKCPELTYAW, from the exons ATGTTCGTCCCATGCCTCTTTGCCTCGACGGAGTCGCCAAGAAGCCGACCCTCGTCCACCACGTCCTTTCCATCGCGTTGTCGCGCCAAGTTCCCCTGCATCCCGCTGCCTCCTCTGCTTGGATCCAACCGAGCCGTTGCTCGCGTTCGCCGCCTAGGCCCCGTGCCTCCTCAAGGCCCAGCCTACCCCAGCTCGCTCGCCAGACCGACCTGCCTCTCCACCGCGTTGAGCCTCGGCCCGCATG TTTCACTTCATGTAGCTACTACACCAGGAGAATTGTATCCTTGCGCTGAGGAAAATGTTATGCCGACCGTGGCCAAGTGCCCTGAACTCACCTATGCCTG GTAA
- the LOC123145735 gene encoding uncharacterized protein isoform X3, whose amino-acid sequence MPLCLDGVAKKPTLVHHVLSIALSRQVPLHPAASSAWIQPSRCSRSPPRPRASSRPSLPQLARQTDLPLHRVEPRPAWTVSLHVATTPGELYPCAEENVMPTVAKCPELTYAW is encoded by the exons ATGCCTCTTTGCCTCGACGGAGTCGCCAAGAAGCCGACCCTCGTCCACCACGTCCTTTCCATCGCGTTGTCGCGCCAAGTTCCCCTGCATCCCGCTGCCTCCTCTGCTTGGATCCAACCGAGCCGTTGCTCGCGTTCGCCGCCTAGGCCCCGTGCCTCCTCAAGGCCCAGCCTACCCCAGCTCGCTCGCCAGACCGACCTGCCTCTCCACCGCGTTGAGCCTCGGCCCGCATG GACAGTTTCACTTCATGTAGCTACTACACCAGGAGAATTGTATCCTTGCGCTGAGGAAAATGTTATGCCGACCGTGGCCAAGTGCCCTGAACTCACCTATGCCTG GTAA